In Salmo trutta chromosome 16, fSalTru1.1, whole genome shotgun sequence, a genomic segment contains:
- the LOC115150409 gene encoding engulfment and cell motility protein 2 isoform X1, whose translation MPPPSDIVKVAIEWPGANAQLMEIDQKKPLSSIIREVCDGWSLSGSEQFALRYADGPQLYITEQSRSEIKNGTILRLAISPARAARQLLDRIQSHGIDARLEALKELAKLSADPTFATEFISMEGIGTLARLVESGTHFGEMLAFTLTAFLELMDHGIVSWDLISLSFIKQIAGYVNQPMVDVSILQRSLAILESMVLNSHSLYHRVAQEITVGQLIGHLQVSNQEIQTYAIALINALFLKAPEDRRQEEHTNPLDQRLTEMASTLAQKHLRSIILNHVIRGNRPIKAEMAHQLYVLQVLTFNLLEERMMTKMDPSDQAQRDIIFELRRIAFDGENDPSGTEKRKAMYTKDYKMLGFTNHVNPAMDFTQTPPGMLALDNMLYLAKLHQDTYIRIVLENSSREDKHECPFGRCAIELTRMLCEILQVGELPNEGCNDYHPMFFTHDRAWEEFFCVCIQLLNKTWKEMRATAEDFNKVMQVVREQITRTLAMKPSSLDQLKGKLRGLSYSEILRLRQSERMSQDDFQSPPIIELRERIQPEILELIKQQRLNRLCEGSCFRKLGNRRRQEKFWFCRLSLNHKVLHYGDLDESPQGEVPFELLTDKIPVSDIKSVVTGKDCPHMKEKSALKQNKEVLEQAFSILYDPDENLNFVAPNKYEYCIWTDGLCALLGREMGSDLTRSDLDTLISMEMKLRLLDLENITIPEAPPPVPKEPSTYNFTYNYG comes from the exons ATGCCACCCCCCTCTGACATCGTCAAGGTGGCCATCGAGTGGCCCGGTGCCAACGCCCAGCTCATGGAGATTGACCAG AAGAAGCCCCTGTCGTCTATCATACGGGAGGTGTGTGATGG ctGGTCTCTGTCTGGCTCGGAGCAGTTTGCCCTACGTTATGCTGACGGTCCTCAGCTCTACATTACAGAGCAG AGCCGTAGTGAAATCAAGAATGGAACCATCCTTCGATTAGCCATATCTCCT GCCCGTGCAGCGCGGCAGCTCCTGGACAGGATCCAGTCCCACGGCATAGACGCCCGCCTGGAGGCCCTGAAGGAGCTGGCCAAGCTGTCAGCTGATCCCACCTTCGCCACTGAGTTCATCAGCATGGAGGGCATTGGGACCCTGGCGCGCCTGGTGGAGAGTGGCACCCA CTTTGGGGAGATGCTGGCCTTCACTCTCACAGCCTTCCTGGAGCTGATGGACCATGGCATTGTGTCCTGGGACCTTATCTCTCTGTCCTTCATCAAACAG ATTGCGGGCTACGTGAACCAGCCGATGGTGGACGTGTCCATCCTGCAGCGCTCACTGGCCATCCTGGAAAGCATGGTCCTCAACAGCCACAGCCTCTACCACCGGGTAGCGCAGGAGATCACCGTTGGACAGCTCATCGGGCACCTGCAagt GTCCAATCAGGAGATCCAGACATATGCCATCGCACTCATCAACGCCCTCTTCCTCAAGGCACCGGAGGACAGACGGCAG GAGGAGCATACTAACCCCCTGGACCAGCGGCTCACA GAGATGGCGAGCACCCTGGCACAGAAACACCTACGATCCATCATCCTCAAT CATGTTATCCGAGGCAACCGACCTATCAAAGCTGAGATGGCACACCAGCTGTACGTGCTGCAGGTGCTTACCTTTAACCTTCTGGAAGAACGGATGATGACCAAGATGGATCCCAGTGACCAG GCCCAGAGGGACATCATTTTTGAGCTGCGCAGGATTGCGTTTGATGGGGAGAATGACCCTAGTGGCACGGAGAAGAGAAAGGCCATGTACACCAAGGACTACAAGATGCTGGGCTTCACT AACCATGTGAACCCTGCCATGGACTTCACTCAGACCCCTCCAGGCATGCTGGCCCTGGACAACATGCTCTACCTGGCCAAGCTGcaccaggacacctacatcagg ATTGTTCTAGAGAACAGCAGCCGCGAGGACAAACACGAGTGTCCCTTCGGACGCTGTGCCATCGAGCTCACCCGAATGCTGTGTGAGATACTACAAGTGGGAGAATTGC CCAATGAGGGCTGCAACGACTACCACCCCATGTTCTTTACTCACGACCGGGCGTGGGAGGAGTTCTTCTGCGTCTGCATCCAACTGCTCAACAAGACCTGGAAGGAGATGAGGGCCACGGCTGAGGACTTCAACAAG GTGATGCAGGTGGTTCGGGAGCAGATCACCCGGACTCTGGCTATGAAGCCCTCGTCCCTGGACCAGCTTAAAGGGAAACTACGAGGCCTCAGCTACTCTGAGATCCTGCGTCTGCGCCAGTCAGAGAGGATGAGCCAGGACGACTTCCAGTCACCACCCATCAT tgaaCTGCGTGAGAGGATCCAGCCAGAGATACTGGAGCTGATTAAGCAACAGCGACTGAACCGCCTGTGTGAGGGAAGCTGCTTCCGCAAGCTTGGCAACCGCCGCAGACAAG AGAAGTTCTGGTTCTGCCGCCTGTCTCTGAACCACAAGGTGCTGCACTATGGAGATCTGGACGAGTCTCCCCAGGGGGAAGTGCCTTTTGAGCTGCTCACCGACAAGA TCCCCGTGTCTGATATCAAGTCAGTGGTGACGGGGAAGGACTGTCCCCACATGAAAGAGAAGAGTGCACTGAAACAAAATAAG GAGGTGTTGGAGCAGGCCTTCTCCATCCTGTACGATCCTGATGAAAACCTCAACTTTGTGGCTCCCAACAAATACGAG tactgtatctggactgatgGGCTGTGTGCGTTGTTGGGGCGAGAGATGGGCAGTGACCTCACACGCAGCGATCTGGACACGCTCATCTCCATGGAGATGAAGCTCCGCCTCCTGGACCTGGAGAACATCACCATACCCGAAGCCCCTCCCCCCGTGCCAAAGGAGCCCAGCACTTACAACTTCACCTACAACTAcggctga
- the LOC115150409 gene encoding engulfment and cell motility protein 2 isoform X4 codes for MPPPSDIVKVAIEWPGANAQLMEIDQKKPLSSIIREVCDGWSLSGSEQFALRYADGPQLYITEQSRSEIKNGTILRLAISPARAARQLLDRIQSHGIDARLEALKELAKLSADPTFATEFISMEGIGTLARLVESGTHFGEMLAFTLTAFLELMDHGIVSWDLISLSFIKQIAGYVNQPMVDVSILQRSLAILESMVLNSHSLYHRVAQEITVGQLIGHLSNQEIQTYAIALINALFLKAPEDRRQEMASTLAQKHLRSIILNHVIRGNRPIKAEMAHQLYVLQVLTFNLLEERMMTKMDPSDQAQRDIIFELRRIAFDGENDPSGTEKRKAMYTKDYKMLGFTNHVNPAMDFTQTPPGMLALDNMLYLAKLHQDTYIRIVLENSSREDKHECPFGRCAIELTRMLCEILQVGELPNEGCNDYHPMFFTHDRAWEEFFCVCIQLLNKTWKEMRATAEDFNKVMQVVREQITRTLAMKPSSLDQLKGKLRGLSYSEILRLRQSERMSQDDFQSPPIIELRERIQPEILELIKQQRLNRLCEGSCFRKLGNRRRQEKFWFCRLSLNHKVLHYGDLDESPQGEVPFELLTDKIPVSDIKSVVTGKDCPHMKEKSALKQNKEVLEQAFSILYDPDENLNFVAPNKYEYCIWTDGLCALLGREMGSDLTRSDLDTLISMEMKLRLLDLENITIPEAPPPVPKEPSTYNFTYNYG; via the exons ATGCCACCCCCCTCTGACATCGTCAAGGTGGCCATCGAGTGGCCCGGTGCCAACGCCCAGCTCATGGAGATTGACCAG AAGAAGCCCCTGTCGTCTATCATACGGGAGGTGTGTGATGG ctGGTCTCTGTCTGGCTCGGAGCAGTTTGCCCTACGTTATGCTGACGGTCCTCAGCTCTACATTACAGAGCAG AGCCGTAGTGAAATCAAGAATGGAACCATCCTTCGATTAGCCATATCTCCT GCCCGTGCAGCGCGGCAGCTCCTGGACAGGATCCAGTCCCACGGCATAGACGCCCGCCTGGAGGCCCTGAAGGAGCTGGCCAAGCTGTCAGCTGATCCCACCTTCGCCACTGAGTTCATCAGCATGGAGGGCATTGGGACCCTGGCGCGCCTGGTGGAGAGTGGCACCCA CTTTGGGGAGATGCTGGCCTTCACTCTCACAGCCTTCCTGGAGCTGATGGACCATGGCATTGTGTCCTGGGACCTTATCTCTCTGTCCTTCATCAAACAG ATTGCGGGCTACGTGAACCAGCCGATGGTGGACGTGTCCATCCTGCAGCGCTCACTGGCCATCCTGGAAAGCATGGTCCTCAACAGCCACAGCCTCTACCACCGGGTAGCGCAGGAGATCACCGTTGGACAGCTCATCGGGCACCT GTCCAATCAGGAGATCCAGACATATGCCATCGCACTCATCAACGCCCTCTTCCTCAAGGCACCGGAGGACAGACGGCAG GAGATGGCGAGCACCCTGGCACAGAAACACCTACGATCCATCATCCTCAAT CATGTTATCCGAGGCAACCGACCTATCAAAGCTGAGATGGCACACCAGCTGTACGTGCTGCAGGTGCTTACCTTTAACCTTCTGGAAGAACGGATGATGACCAAGATGGATCCCAGTGACCAG GCCCAGAGGGACATCATTTTTGAGCTGCGCAGGATTGCGTTTGATGGGGAGAATGACCCTAGTGGCACGGAGAAGAGAAAGGCCATGTACACCAAGGACTACAAGATGCTGGGCTTCACT AACCATGTGAACCCTGCCATGGACTTCACTCAGACCCCTCCAGGCATGCTGGCCCTGGACAACATGCTCTACCTGGCCAAGCTGcaccaggacacctacatcagg ATTGTTCTAGAGAACAGCAGCCGCGAGGACAAACACGAGTGTCCCTTCGGACGCTGTGCCATCGAGCTCACCCGAATGCTGTGTGAGATACTACAAGTGGGAGAATTGC CCAATGAGGGCTGCAACGACTACCACCCCATGTTCTTTACTCACGACCGGGCGTGGGAGGAGTTCTTCTGCGTCTGCATCCAACTGCTCAACAAGACCTGGAAGGAGATGAGGGCCACGGCTGAGGACTTCAACAAG GTGATGCAGGTGGTTCGGGAGCAGATCACCCGGACTCTGGCTATGAAGCCCTCGTCCCTGGACCAGCTTAAAGGGAAACTACGAGGCCTCAGCTACTCTGAGATCCTGCGTCTGCGCCAGTCAGAGAGGATGAGCCAGGACGACTTCCAGTCACCACCCATCAT tgaaCTGCGTGAGAGGATCCAGCCAGAGATACTGGAGCTGATTAAGCAACAGCGACTGAACCGCCTGTGTGAGGGAAGCTGCTTCCGCAAGCTTGGCAACCGCCGCAGACAAG AGAAGTTCTGGTTCTGCCGCCTGTCTCTGAACCACAAGGTGCTGCACTATGGAGATCTGGACGAGTCTCCCCAGGGGGAAGTGCCTTTTGAGCTGCTCACCGACAAGA TCCCCGTGTCTGATATCAAGTCAGTGGTGACGGGGAAGGACTGTCCCCACATGAAAGAGAAGAGTGCACTGAAACAAAATAAG GAGGTGTTGGAGCAGGCCTTCTCCATCCTGTACGATCCTGATGAAAACCTCAACTTTGTGGCTCCCAACAAATACGAG tactgtatctggactgatgGGCTGTGTGCGTTGTTGGGGCGAGAGATGGGCAGTGACCTCACACGCAGCGATCTGGACACGCTCATCTCCATGGAGATGAAGCTCCGCCTCCTGGACCTGGAGAACATCACCATACCCGAAGCCCCTCCCCCCGTGCCAAAGGAGCCCAGCACTTACAACTTCACCTACAACTAcggctga
- the LOC115150409 gene encoding engulfment and cell motility protein 2 isoform X5, which yields MKSWSLSGSEQFALRYADGPQLYITEQSRSEIKNGTILRLAISPARAARQLLDRIQSHGIDARLEALKELAKLSADPTFATEFISMEGIGTLARLVESGTHFGEMLAFTLTAFLELMDHGIVSWDLISLSFIKQIAGYVNQPMVDVSILQRSLAILESMVLNSHSLYHRVAQEITVGQLIGHLQVSNQEIQTYAIALINALFLKAPEDRRQEEHTNPLDQRLTEMASTLAQKHLRSIILNHVIRGNRPIKAEMAHQLYVLQVLTFNLLEERMMTKMDPSDQAQRDIIFELRRIAFDGENDPSGTEKRKAMYTKDYKMLGFTNHVNPAMDFTQTPPGMLALDNMLYLAKLHQDTYIRIVLENSSREDKHECPFGRCAIELTRMLCEILQVGELPNEGCNDYHPMFFTHDRAWEEFFCVCIQLLNKTWKEMRATAEDFNKVMQVVREQITRTLAMKPSSLDQLKGKLRGLSYSEILRLRQSERMSQDDFQSPPIIELRERIQPEILELIKQQRLNRLCEGSCFRKLGNRRRQEKFWFCRLSLNHKVLHYGDLDESPQGEVPFELLTDKIPVSDIKSVVTGKDCPHMKEKSALKQNKEVLEQAFSILYDPDENLNFVAPNKYEYCIWTDGLCALLGREMGSDLTRSDLDTLISMEMKLRLLDLENITIPEAPPPVPKEPSTYNFTYNYG from the exons atgaaaag ctGGTCTCTGTCTGGCTCGGAGCAGTTTGCCCTACGTTATGCTGACGGTCCTCAGCTCTACATTACAGAGCAG AGCCGTAGTGAAATCAAGAATGGAACCATCCTTCGATTAGCCATATCTCCT GCCCGTGCAGCGCGGCAGCTCCTGGACAGGATCCAGTCCCACGGCATAGACGCCCGCCTGGAGGCCCTGAAGGAGCTGGCCAAGCTGTCAGCTGATCCCACCTTCGCCACTGAGTTCATCAGCATGGAGGGCATTGGGACCCTGGCGCGCCTGGTGGAGAGTGGCACCCA CTTTGGGGAGATGCTGGCCTTCACTCTCACAGCCTTCCTGGAGCTGATGGACCATGGCATTGTGTCCTGGGACCTTATCTCTCTGTCCTTCATCAAACAG ATTGCGGGCTACGTGAACCAGCCGATGGTGGACGTGTCCATCCTGCAGCGCTCACTGGCCATCCTGGAAAGCATGGTCCTCAACAGCCACAGCCTCTACCACCGGGTAGCGCAGGAGATCACCGTTGGACAGCTCATCGGGCACCTGCAagt GTCCAATCAGGAGATCCAGACATATGCCATCGCACTCATCAACGCCCTCTTCCTCAAGGCACCGGAGGACAGACGGCAG GAGGAGCATACTAACCCCCTGGACCAGCGGCTCACA GAGATGGCGAGCACCCTGGCACAGAAACACCTACGATCCATCATCCTCAAT CATGTTATCCGAGGCAACCGACCTATCAAAGCTGAGATGGCACACCAGCTGTACGTGCTGCAGGTGCTTACCTTTAACCTTCTGGAAGAACGGATGATGACCAAGATGGATCCCAGTGACCAG GCCCAGAGGGACATCATTTTTGAGCTGCGCAGGATTGCGTTTGATGGGGAGAATGACCCTAGTGGCACGGAGAAGAGAAAGGCCATGTACACCAAGGACTACAAGATGCTGGGCTTCACT AACCATGTGAACCCTGCCATGGACTTCACTCAGACCCCTCCAGGCATGCTGGCCCTGGACAACATGCTCTACCTGGCCAAGCTGcaccaggacacctacatcagg ATTGTTCTAGAGAACAGCAGCCGCGAGGACAAACACGAGTGTCCCTTCGGACGCTGTGCCATCGAGCTCACCCGAATGCTGTGTGAGATACTACAAGTGGGAGAATTGC CCAATGAGGGCTGCAACGACTACCACCCCATGTTCTTTACTCACGACCGGGCGTGGGAGGAGTTCTTCTGCGTCTGCATCCAACTGCTCAACAAGACCTGGAAGGAGATGAGGGCCACGGCTGAGGACTTCAACAAG GTGATGCAGGTGGTTCGGGAGCAGATCACCCGGACTCTGGCTATGAAGCCCTCGTCCCTGGACCAGCTTAAAGGGAAACTACGAGGCCTCAGCTACTCTGAGATCCTGCGTCTGCGCCAGTCAGAGAGGATGAGCCAGGACGACTTCCAGTCACCACCCATCAT tgaaCTGCGTGAGAGGATCCAGCCAGAGATACTGGAGCTGATTAAGCAACAGCGACTGAACCGCCTGTGTGAGGGAAGCTGCTTCCGCAAGCTTGGCAACCGCCGCAGACAAG AGAAGTTCTGGTTCTGCCGCCTGTCTCTGAACCACAAGGTGCTGCACTATGGAGATCTGGACGAGTCTCCCCAGGGGGAAGTGCCTTTTGAGCTGCTCACCGACAAGA TCCCCGTGTCTGATATCAAGTCAGTGGTGACGGGGAAGGACTGTCCCCACATGAAAGAGAAGAGTGCACTGAAACAAAATAAG GAGGTGTTGGAGCAGGCCTTCTCCATCCTGTACGATCCTGATGAAAACCTCAACTTTGTGGCTCCCAACAAATACGAG tactgtatctggactgatgGGCTGTGTGCGTTGTTGGGGCGAGAGATGGGCAGTGACCTCACACGCAGCGATCTGGACACGCTCATCTCCATGGAGATGAAGCTCCGCCTCCTGGACCTGGAGAACATCACCATACCCGAAGCCCCTCCCCCCGTGCCAAAGGAGCCCAGCACTTACAACTTCACCTACAACTAcggctga
- the LOC115150409 gene encoding engulfment and cell motility protein 2 isoform X2 yields MPPPSDIVKVAIEWPGANAQLMEIDQKKPLSSIIREVCDGWSLSGSEQFALRYADGPQLYITEQSRSEIKNGTILRLAISPARAARQLLDRIQSHGIDARLEALKELAKLSADPTFATEFISMEGIGTLARLVESGTHFGEMLAFTLTAFLELMDHGIVSWDLISLSFIKQIAGYVNQPMVDVSILQRSLAILESMVLNSHSLYHRVAQEITVGQLIGHLSNQEIQTYAIALINALFLKAPEDRRQEEHTNPLDQRLTEMASTLAQKHLRSIILNHVIRGNRPIKAEMAHQLYVLQVLTFNLLEERMMTKMDPSDQAQRDIIFELRRIAFDGENDPSGTEKRKAMYTKDYKMLGFTNHVNPAMDFTQTPPGMLALDNMLYLAKLHQDTYIRIVLENSSREDKHECPFGRCAIELTRMLCEILQVGELPNEGCNDYHPMFFTHDRAWEEFFCVCIQLLNKTWKEMRATAEDFNKVMQVVREQITRTLAMKPSSLDQLKGKLRGLSYSEILRLRQSERMSQDDFQSPPIIELRERIQPEILELIKQQRLNRLCEGSCFRKLGNRRRQEKFWFCRLSLNHKVLHYGDLDESPQGEVPFELLTDKIPVSDIKSVVTGKDCPHMKEKSALKQNKEVLEQAFSILYDPDENLNFVAPNKYEYCIWTDGLCALLGREMGSDLTRSDLDTLISMEMKLRLLDLENITIPEAPPPVPKEPSTYNFTYNYG; encoded by the exons ATGCCACCCCCCTCTGACATCGTCAAGGTGGCCATCGAGTGGCCCGGTGCCAACGCCCAGCTCATGGAGATTGACCAG AAGAAGCCCCTGTCGTCTATCATACGGGAGGTGTGTGATGG ctGGTCTCTGTCTGGCTCGGAGCAGTTTGCCCTACGTTATGCTGACGGTCCTCAGCTCTACATTACAGAGCAG AGCCGTAGTGAAATCAAGAATGGAACCATCCTTCGATTAGCCATATCTCCT GCCCGTGCAGCGCGGCAGCTCCTGGACAGGATCCAGTCCCACGGCATAGACGCCCGCCTGGAGGCCCTGAAGGAGCTGGCCAAGCTGTCAGCTGATCCCACCTTCGCCACTGAGTTCATCAGCATGGAGGGCATTGGGACCCTGGCGCGCCTGGTGGAGAGTGGCACCCA CTTTGGGGAGATGCTGGCCTTCACTCTCACAGCCTTCCTGGAGCTGATGGACCATGGCATTGTGTCCTGGGACCTTATCTCTCTGTCCTTCATCAAACAG ATTGCGGGCTACGTGAACCAGCCGATGGTGGACGTGTCCATCCTGCAGCGCTCACTGGCCATCCTGGAAAGCATGGTCCTCAACAGCCACAGCCTCTACCACCGGGTAGCGCAGGAGATCACCGTTGGACAGCTCATCGGGCACCT GTCCAATCAGGAGATCCAGACATATGCCATCGCACTCATCAACGCCCTCTTCCTCAAGGCACCGGAGGACAGACGGCAG GAGGAGCATACTAACCCCCTGGACCAGCGGCTCACA GAGATGGCGAGCACCCTGGCACAGAAACACCTACGATCCATCATCCTCAAT CATGTTATCCGAGGCAACCGACCTATCAAAGCTGAGATGGCACACCAGCTGTACGTGCTGCAGGTGCTTACCTTTAACCTTCTGGAAGAACGGATGATGACCAAGATGGATCCCAGTGACCAG GCCCAGAGGGACATCATTTTTGAGCTGCGCAGGATTGCGTTTGATGGGGAGAATGACCCTAGTGGCACGGAGAAGAGAAAGGCCATGTACACCAAGGACTACAAGATGCTGGGCTTCACT AACCATGTGAACCCTGCCATGGACTTCACTCAGACCCCTCCAGGCATGCTGGCCCTGGACAACATGCTCTACCTGGCCAAGCTGcaccaggacacctacatcagg ATTGTTCTAGAGAACAGCAGCCGCGAGGACAAACACGAGTGTCCCTTCGGACGCTGTGCCATCGAGCTCACCCGAATGCTGTGTGAGATACTACAAGTGGGAGAATTGC CCAATGAGGGCTGCAACGACTACCACCCCATGTTCTTTACTCACGACCGGGCGTGGGAGGAGTTCTTCTGCGTCTGCATCCAACTGCTCAACAAGACCTGGAAGGAGATGAGGGCCACGGCTGAGGACTTCAACAAG GTGATGCAGGTGGTTCGGGAGCAGATCACCCGGACTCTGGCTATGAAGCCCTCGTCCCTGGACCAGCTTAAAGGGAAACTACGAGGCCTCAGCTACTCTGAGATCCTGCGTCTGCGCCAGTCAGAGAGGATGAGCCAGGACGACTTCCAGTCACCACCCATCAT tgaaCTGCGTGAGAGGATCCAGCCAGAGATACTGGAGCTGATTAAGCAACAGCGACTGAACCGCCTGTGTGAGGGAAGCTGCTTCCGCAAGCTTGGCAACCGCCGCAGACAAG AGAAGTTCTGGTTCTGCCGCCTGTCTCTGAACCACAAGGTGCTGCACTATGGAGATCTGGACGAGTCTCCCCAGGGGGAAGTGCCTTTTGAGCTGCTCACCGACAAGA TCCCCGTGTCTGATATCAAGTCAGTGGTGACGGGGAAGGACTGTCCCCACATGAAAGAGAAGAGTGCACTGAAACAAAATAAG GAGGTGTTGGAGCAGGCCTTCTCCATCCTGTACGATCCTGATGAAAACCTCAACTTTGTGGCTCCCAACAAATACGAG tactgtatctggactgatgGGCTGTGTGCGTTGTTGGGGCGAGAGATGGGCAGTGACCTCACACGCAGCGATCTGGACACGCTCATCTCCATGGAGATGAAGCTCCGCCTCCTGGACCTGGAGAACATCACCATACCCGAAGCCCCTCCCCCCGTGCCAAAGGAGCCCAGCACTTACAACTTCACCTACAACTAcggctga
- the LOC115150409 gene encoding engulfment and cell motility protein 2 isoform X3 has protein sequence MPPPSDIVKVAIEWPGANAQLMEIDQKKPLSSIIREVCDGWSLSGSEQFALRYADGPQLYITEQSRSEIKNGTILRLAISPARAARQLLDRIQSHGIDARLEALKELAKLSADPTFATEFISMEGIGTLARLVESGTHFGEMLAFTLTAFLELMDHGIVSWDLISLSFIKQIAGYVNQPMVDVSILQRSLAILESMVLNSHSLYHRVAQEITVGQLIGHLQVSNQEIQTYAIALINALFLKAPEDRRQEMASTLAQKHLRSIILNHVIRGNRPIKAEMAHQLYVLQVLTFNLLEERMMTKMDPSDQAQRDIIFELRRIAFDGENDPSGTEKRKAMYTKDYKMLGFTNHVNPAMDFTQTPPGMLALDNMLYLAKLHQDTYIRIVLENSSREDKHECPFGRCAIELTRMLCEILQVGELPNEGCNDYHPMFFTHDRAWEEFFCVCIQLLNKTWKEMRATAEDFNKVMQVVREQITRTLAMKPSSLDQLKGKLRGLSYSEILRLRQSERMSQDDFQSPPIIELRERIQPEILELIKQQRLNRLCEGSCFRKLGNRRRQEKFWFCRLSLNHKVLHYGDLDESPQGEVPFELLTDKIPVSDIKSVVTGKDCPHMKEKSALKQNKEVLEQAFSILYDPDENLNFVAPNKYEYCIWTDGLCALLGREMGSDLTRSDLDTLISMEMKLRLLDLENITIPEAPPPVPKEPSTYNFTYNYG, from the exons ATGCCACCCCCCTCTGACATCGTCAAGGTGGCCATCGAGTGGCCCGGTGCCAACGCCCAGCTCATGGAGATTGACCAG AAGAAGCCCCTGTCGTCTATCATACGGGAGGTGTGTGATGG ctGGTCTCTGTCTGGCTCGGAGCAGTTTGCCCTACGTTATGCTGACGGTCCTCAGCTCTACATTACAGAGCAG AGCCGTAGTGAAATCAAGAATGGAACCATCCTTCGATTAGCCATATCTCCT GCCCGTGCAGCGCGGCAGCTCCTGGACAGGATCCAGTCCCACGGCATAGACGCCCGCCTGGAGGCCCTGAAGGAGCTGGCCAAGCTGTCAGCTGATCCCACCTTCGCCACTGAGTTCATCAGCATGGAGGGCATTGGGACCCTGGCGCGCCTGGTGGAGAGTGGCACCCA CTTTGGGGAGATGCTGGCCTTCACTCTCACAGCCTTCCTGGAGCTGATGGACCATGGCATTGTGTCCTGGGACCTTATCTCTCTGTCCTTCATCAAACAG ATTGCGGGCTACGTGAACCAGCCGATGGTGGACGTGTCCATCCTGCAGCGCTCACTGGCCATCCTGGAAAGCATGGTCCTCAACAGCCACAGCCTCTACCACCGGGTAGCGCAGGAGATCACCGTTGGACAGCTCATCGGGCACCTGCAagt GTCCAATCAGGAGATCCAGACATATGCCATCGCACTCATCAACGCCCTCTTCCTCAAGGCACCGGAGGACAGACGGCAG GAGATGGCGAGCACCCTGGCACAGAAACACCTACGATCCATCATCCTCAAT CATGTTATCCGAGGCAACCGACCTATCAAAGCTGAGATGGCACACCAGCTGTACGTGCTGCAGGTGCTTACCTTTAACCTTCTGGAAGAACGGATGATGACCAAGATGGATCCCAGTGACCAG GCCCAGAGGGACATCATTTTTGAGCTGCGCAGGATTGCGTTTGATGGGGAGAATGACCCTAGTGGCACGGAGAAGAGAAAGGCCATGTACACCAAGGACTACAAGATGCTGGGCTTCACT AACCATGTGAACCCTGCCATGGACTTCACTCAGACCCCTCCAGGCATGCTGGCCCTGGACAACATGCTCTACCTGGCCAAGCTGcaccaggacacctacatcagg ATTGTTCTAGAGAACAGCAGCCGCGAGGACAAACACGAGTGTCCCTTCGGACGCTGTGCCATCGAGCTCACCCGAATGCTGTGTGAGATACTACAAGTGGGAGAATTGC CCAATGAGGGCTGCAACGACTACCACCCCATGTTCTTTACTCACGACCGGGCGTGGGAGGAGTTCTTCTGCGTCTGCATCCAACTGCTCAACAAGACCTGGAAGGAGATGAGGGCCACGGCTGAGGACTTCAACAAG GTGATGCAGGTGGTTCGGGAGCAGATCACCCGGACTCTGGCTATGAAGCCCTCGTCCCTGGACCAGCTTAAAGGGAAACTACGAGGCCTCAGCTACTCTGAGATCCTGCGTCTGCGCCAGTCAGAGAGGATGAGCCAGGACGACTTCCAGTCACCACCCATCAT tgaaCTGCGTGAGAGGATCCAGCCAGAGATACTGGAGCTGATTAAGCAACAGCGACTGAACCGCCTGTGTGAGGGAAGCTGCTTCCGCAAGCTTGGCAACCGCCGCAGACAAG AGAAGTTCTGGTTCTGCCGCCTGTCTCTGAACCACAAGGTGCTGCACTATGGAGATCTGGACGAGTCTCCCCAGGGGGAAGTGCCTTTTGAGCTGCTCACCGACAAGA TCCCCGTGTCTGATATCAAGTCAGTGGTGACGGGGAAGGACTGTCCCCACATGAAAGAGAAGAGTGCACTGAAACAAAATAAG GAGGTGTTGGAGCAGGCCTTCTCCATCCTGTACGATCCTGATGAAAACCTCAACTTTGTGGCTCCCAACAAATACGAG tactgtatctggactgatgGGCTGTGTGCGTTGTTGGGGCGAGAGATGGGCAGTGACCTCACACGCAGCGATCTGGACACGCTCATCTCCATGGAGATGAAGCTCCGCCTCCTGGACCTGGAGAACATCACCATACCCGAAGCCCCTCCCCCCGTGCCAAAGGAGCCCAGCACTTACAACTTCACCTACAACTAcggctga